In Parabacteroides pacaensis, one genomic interval encodes:
- a CDS encoding type II toxin-antitoxin system HigB family toxin has product MRIISFAAIREYVLRHADADVPLRDWYKKTEKADWSCLADIKQTFNSVDYVGNDRFVFNIKGNDYRLVALILFAAKKVFIRWIGTHKEYDNKDCSNA; this is encoded by the coding sequence ATGAGAATAATATCATTTGCAGCTATAAGAGAATATGTCTTAAGACACGCTGATGCTGATGTGCCTTTGCGTGATTGGTATAAAAAAACAGAAAAAGCAGACTGGTCATGTCTAGCTGATATAAAACAGACATTCAATAGTGTGGATTATGTTGGTAACGACCGGTTTGTCTTTAATATAAAAGGTAATGATTATAGATTGGTTGCATTGATATTGTTTGCTGCTAAAAAAGTGTTTATTCGATGGATTGGCACACATAAAGAATATGATAATAAAGATTGTTCTAACGCTTAA